Below is a genomic region from Fusarium oxysporum Fo47 chromosome XI, complete sequence.
AGATCCTCACTCTTAGAGGTGTTGAGGATAGCGACCGAAAAGTCACTGTCAACACTACACATGCTGGACTTTGGTTTGGCAACATCGCTACTGCATACATTGATGGCAAGGACGTCTTTGCGTTGACCAAGTCtggagagttgaagaagctgttgcCAGATTGGGAACGAGGATGGGTTGATACACCTCTCAAGTATCGCACCACAGGGCTTTATCCTACCTCTGATCCTGACATTTGGTACTCTCTCCACGGCTCCATGAACGCAGAGCCAGTCCTCAAGTCTATCGGCGTGGACCCATCTGATGCCATCACCTCCAACGAAGATGCAGCCGCTCACATAGCAAAGTTCACAAGCAAACTCTCACCTGAGAAGCTTGAGTTCACAAACCTTGTCAACGGCAACTGCGGCAGTATCTGCTTCACACCTAAGCAGTGGAACGAAAGTGAGATGGGCAAGTCCCTCGCTGCTCATCCCCTCATCAATGTCAAGGCTCAACCTCACGCTATTCCTACACCGCCCGTTGCTTTCCCTCCTCTCGATCCAGCTGATAAGCGCCCGCTGGCTGGTATCAAAGTCGTTGAGATGACCCGTGTTATCGCCGGCCCTCAAATCGGCACGATCCTTTCTAGCTTCGGCGCTGATGTTATTCGCGTTAATCCCCCTCACTTGCCtgatatcaacatcatgCAGCTCACTCTTAACGCTGGAAAGCGCACCATCGCTATTGACCTGCGAAAGCCCGAGGATGCGGCTATCATCAAATCTCTTATCGCCGAGGCAGATGTGTTCATCCAAGGCTTTCGCATGAACAAGATGCCTAAGTTTGGCCTTGGATTGAACGACATCCTCAAGATGGCTGGCGAGCGAGGCCACGGTATCGTTCATGTTTCGGAGAACTGTTATGGCCCTGATGGCTATTATGCTGAGCGACCCGGTTGGCAACAGATTGCTGATGCAGCTGCGGGATCAGCATACGTCACTGGCCGTTCCCTTAACTTGCCCAACAACGAAGCTGTCCTGCCTTCGCTACCTGTTAGCGACATGACCACTGGTGCTCTTGGCGCAGTAGGTACTCTTCTAGCCCTTCGCGATCGCGCCATCAACGGCGGAAGCTACGCCGTTCACGCATCTCTCGTCGCAGTCAACGCGTTCGCTCTTCGCTCTGACGTCGGCCTCTACTCACCTGAAACTGTCGCTGAATGCGCTAGGCGATTCCAGTGGGCTGAGATGAGAGGATCGCAtcatgttcttgatcttttgatGACGGTTTGGGATGGCTGGAAGAGAGTCCTTGGTAAGGAGTTGTCAGAAGATGGTGGATGGTACCAAAGCTTTGAGACGAGCGCTTTTGACGGGAAGAAGTTGAGCATACTTAGGCCTGTTGTGAGTTTGAGTGATGAGGAGGTGACGCCGCGATGGAAGACACCCAGTGTTCCTTATGCTtatgagaaggctgagggCATCAAATTTCAGTAAAAGGACTGGTCATAGATTATTGAAGAGATGAAGTATAGAAATACCCATAGAGATAGAACATAAATTATTTTAACAGGGAGTTTATTCAAGCCCTGACTCAGTCGCTGGATCTAGCAGTGAATTGCTGCCGTGAGATATTGGAAGAAGTCAGACAGAGGCATGACAATGACTAATGGCTATTTTAGCGTCGGGTTTGAGGCGGGTACAAGTGAGGTCACTTCTCACTTCATTTAGTCCAACAGCTACTTGGCGCTACTTTATTGATGATCtaaacaccaacaccaggTCTGTTTTGTATTTGAGATGGTTCGATTCGCGATGAGTCACTTGCCGACTTCATCTTGGTGTTACGCCTGGTAGCGATTAAAACACGCCAAATCTCTAAACGACACTGAAGCAATAGGGTCTCAATACTGAATTTTGTTCTTCTGCAGCCTTTGCTACCGCCCGGGCTTTGATCTTCAATCCCACAGAATTCGCGAATCAACTTATTGCAGCACCAATGGAAGACACGACGGCTCCAccgacaacaacaagaacCGCTTACATACGAACCATTATCgaaaaagacaaagaaagagaatATTACGAGAGCTGTTGGGCCAATCTCAAAATGCTTCTATGGTCATGGGTCGGTCAGAAAGTTCATAATGATCCTGCTGGAACTGGTGCTCGACGACTTCGCAGCTCACCTCCATCTGGTCTCCGACACCACTACATCATCGGCCATTCCAATCCTTTCGACAATTTTATACTTGAATGGCTTTTGGAGAACTCCAGGCCTGATAGTTGGAGGATGACTCGCGATGACTTTGAAGTTTACCTTTCTGAGGCGCAGATGAAGGACCCAACAAACCGAGAACTTCTTCAAAAGCTTGAACAAGAGCGGGTGAAGATCACGGTAGTCGACTCATCCATCCCGACCGAATTTGAGACAAAAGACGTATGTGATGGAGTGATGCTCACTAAAAGCGATTACGTTCTCGAGACATCTCTCGAAAGAGGTTCAAGCTGTTGGATAACAACAGACGTACTTTACCGAGACTCTCTTCGCCACGGCCATCCCCAACGTTACAACACCGAAGAACTTGCAAAGAGATACTACGATAACAgactcaagaacaagatggGCCATACGCAGCGATCATGTTCATATCCTCACGGCAAATCCGACGCCTGGAAATTCGATCACGCAGAGGATTGGAAGAACTACGCATGCAAATCTTGCGGACAGAGATGTAAGCGCAGTAAAGGCTGCAAGATCACAGGTGAAGATTGGGCAAAGAGGAAAGATGTTATAGCGTGGGATGAAGGGGTTGATACCTCGGCGCCGAGACCGCCCGAGTTTGAAAGGGATTGGAGAATGTTGACGGCGGAGGACATATGTAACTACTGGGGGACTGATCCGATGTCTTATGAGAGGTTTAGGAAGTGGAAGTGGAAGTCTGTTGACACGTTCACGGGTGAATGAGGTCATGCGTCGAATACGCTTATATTGTTTTCATCTATCAACAAACTACTCCTCATAACTCATCACGTCATTTTCTAATCAACTCAACTTTGCGAGATAAATCTCTAGATCTCGTGAATACCGCATCCCAAGTGTCGAATACCCATCgcctcaagctcgtcaatTTGGGCCAGATCAGGTCCGACACTTCGCTCCTGGAGACCTTGCAATGAAGCGGCAGtagtcttggtcttggggATGAGCTTTGTTCCTCTGTCGTCGAGGACAGCCAGGATGTGTGCAGCAGCCTGTTTATGTTAGAGTCGCAAGTAGTAAAGACCTGAGTAGAAGGCTTACCTTGGCGTTGATGGTGAGAGTCTTGGAATCGGGGTTGTCAATGGTGTCACAAGCCTGGTGGTAGCAAGGATCCTGGGCAACGGCCGTGCCCTGAATTTTCGTTAGTTGTAAAAGCACAATCGAATGAGTACACCTACAGTATGTAAGAACCCAAAAGGCTTGTTCAAATTCTGCCAGAAAGGCGCATAGTCACTGCCATTAGTCAAAACAGCGGGCGTGACCTCGATACCCTTGCTCTCGAAATATTCCGTAAAGATCTTCTC
It encodes:
- a CDS encoding CoA-transferase family III domain-containing protein, yielding MSQEPRVPDVYGPGTHTDRTFVPVPQDTQRIFRLIASQTPGFTQDESILSKVTFTGDEFPVISGPIKAVSVAAALHAMAGVVADEILTLRGVEDSDRKVTVNTTHAGLWFGNIATAYIDGKDVFALTKSGELKKLLPDWERGWVDTPLKYRTTGLYPTSDPDIWYSLHGSMNAEPVLKSIGVDPSDAITSNEDAAAHIAKFTSKLSPEKLEFTNLVNGNCGSICFTPKQWNESEMGKSLAAHPLINVKAQPHAIPTPPVAFPPLDPADKRPLAGIKVVEMTRVIAGPQIGTILSSFGADVIRVNPPHLPDINIMQLTLNAGKRTIAIDLRKPEDAAIIKSLIAEADVFIQGFRMNKMPKFGLGLNDILKMAGERGHGIVHVSENCYGPDGYYAERPGWQQIADAAAGSAYVTGRSLNLPNNEAVLPSLPVSDMTTGALGAVGTLLALRDRAINGGSYAVHASLVAVNAFALRSDVGLYSPETVAECARRFQWAEMRGSHHVLDLLMTVWDGWKRVLGKELSEDGGWYQSFETSAFDGKKLSILRPVVSLSDEEVTPRWKTPSVPYAYEKAEGIKFQ